A genomic region of Leptospira mtsangambouensis contains the following coding sequences:
- a CDS encoding glycoside hydrolase family 57 protein: MNHFLKGHLVFVLHAHLPFVRHPGYDTPFIEENWLNEAILETYIPLIRVFRNLKKESVRFRITMSFTPTLSLMLTDPYLQNRFRTYIKNLIGLAKEETKRNAKDPHLHYLASRYLEHFLDTESIFEEENGDLTKCFLPFVESGELELMTSPATHAFLPFYDSESSIFRSQLKNGRRTFRRIWGRDPKGIWLSECGYTQKLEEELDREGFRYFFVDTHGITHASPRPKFGVYAPVEVGYGVFAFGRDPESSKQVWSSIDGYPGDFRYREYYRDIGHDLPWEEISPYLNSNGVRINTSIKYYRITGKTQDKGYYHPDWAMEAAGNHAEDFLRNRIRQAEHLFETNKQQAVIVSPYDAELYGHWWYEGPQFIEFLFKKIHFNQNTIQLSHPLEATRALPRVQSVEMKMSSWGENGYGEVWLNPTNDWIYPLIHSLSIRMHKRAHEFGSTGTDLQKRILKQMGRELLLLQSSDWAFIMKTGTMVDYAVRRTNVHTNLFLSLEEMLNGQVDEGILAAAETENNAFPDIRIEDFY; encoded by the coding sequence ATGAATCATTTTTTAAAAGGGCATTTGGTTTTTGTTTTGCATGCCCACCTACCATTTGTTAGACACCCAGGATACGACACTCCTTTTATCGAAGAAAACTGGTTAAACGAAGCCATCCTCGAAACCTATATCCCTCTCATCCGAGTGTTTCGAAATCTAAAAAAAGAATCGGTTCGTTTTCGGATCACCATGTCCTTTACTCCTACCCTTTCTCTGATGTTGACAGATCCTTATTTGCAAAATCGGTTTCGAACTTATATCAAAAACCTGATCGGCCTTGCCAAAGAGGAAACCAAACGTAATGCAAAAGACCCGCACCTCCATTATCTAGCTTCCCGATACTTGGAACATTTTTTAGATACAGAATCCATCTTTGAAGAAGAGAATGGCGACCTCACCAAATGTTTTCTTCCCTTTGTAGAATCGGGGGAACTCGAACTGATGACAAGTCCCGCCACTCATGCCTTCCTTCCTTTTTATGATTCGGAAAGTTCGATCTTTCGTTCCCAATTGAAAAATGGACGAAGGACTTTTCGACGCATTTGGGGGAGAGACCCCAAAGGGATCTGGCTTTCGGAATGTGGATACACACAAAAACTAGAAGAGGAACTGGACCGGGAAGGGTTTCGGTATTTTTTTGTGGACACTCATGGAATCACACATGCAAGCCCCAGACCAAAATTCGGTGTTTATGCCCCCGTGGAAGTTGGGTATGGGGTTTTTGCTTTTGGACGTGATCCGGAAAGTAGCAAACAAGTTTGGAGCTCCATTGACGGTTACCCAGGAGACTTTCGGTACAGAGAATACTATCGGGACATTGGCCATGACCTCCCTTGGGAAGAAATTTCTCCTTATTTAAATTCCAATGGAGTCAGGATCAACACCAGTATCAAATACTATCGGATCACTGGGAAAACTCAGGACAAAGGATACTACCATCCGGACTGGGCGATGGAAGCTGCCGGAAACCATGCAGAAGATTTTTTAAGAAACCGCATCCGCCAAGCAGAACATTTATTTGAAACAAACAAACAACAAGCGGTAATTGTTTCTCCATACGACGCCGAGTTGTACGGACACTGGTGGTATGAAGGCCCACAGTTCATTGAATTTTTATTTAAAAAAATCCACTTCAACCAAAACACCATCCAACTCTCTCATCCTTTAGAAGCGACTCGTGCCCTCCCAAGGGTCCAATCAGTGGAAATGAAAATGTCCAGTTGGGGAGAAAATGGATATGGAGAAGTTTGGCTCAATCCAACCAATGATTGGATTTATCCTCTCATCCATTCTTTAAGCATTCGGATGCACAAGCGGGCTCATGAATTCGGATCCACTGGAACGGATTTACAAAAACGAATTTTAAAACAAATGGGAAGGGAACTCTTATTATTACAAAGTAGCGACTGGGCCTTTATCATGAAAACAGGGACGATGGTGGACTATGCGGTCCGTCGTACCAATGTACACACCAATCTCTTCCTCTCTTTGGAAGAGATGCTAAATGGTCAGGTGGATGAGGGGATCCTTGCGGCAGCAGAAACAGAAAACAATGCATTTCCCGACATCCGGATTGAAGATTTCTATTAG
- the hpf gene encoding ribosome hibernation-promoting factor, HPF/YfiA family, with translation MKINYTWKHLDRSEAAEKYADEKLERVSKYVQKIVSCEVSFEAIHGEIHSNMKLHADGNNFNAHNQDKDVYVCIDGLEDKILSQTSKHHDKKSQH, from the coding sequence ATGAAAATCAATTATACCTGGAAACATCTAGATCGATCCGAAGCCGCTGAAAAATACGCGGACGAAAAATTAGAACGAGTATCAAAATATGTTCAAAAAATAGTATCCTGTGAAGTATCATTTGAAGCCATTCATGGAGAAATCCACTCTAACATGAAGTTACATGCTGATGGCAATAATTTCAACGCACACAACCAAGACAAAGATGTATATGTTTGTATCGATGGATTGGAAGATAAAATTCTTTCCCAAACAAGCAAACACCACGATAAAAAAAGCCAACACTAA
- a CDS encoding LIMLP_12425 family protein — protein sequence MSLKDWFRSQYPGLFPEDTDNVVLENKICSLFQRVKEKEDTILPRMSKDFDTRLFNLLESVTIDKPNQKISFTFRDLIENRTVQYSFSAVMALSLVFVLANRTSQEPNLPGNQDTAGVVIEQNNYQYEPTSLDLNESYQKRVLLDRLRSAPGAVYGLRELELYYEKTGRESSADELRLLIESVER from the coding sequence ATGAGTTTAAAAGATTGGTTTCGTTCACAATATCCGGGTCTATTTCCTGAGGATACAGACAATGTGGTTTTGGAAAATAAGATTTGTTCTCTTTTCCAAAGGGTGAAGGAAAAGGAAGACACCATCCTTCCCCGAATGTCAAAAGACTTTGACACCCGCCTTTTCAACCTCCTCGAATCTGTCACCATCGACAAACCCAACCAAAAGATCTCCTTCACCTTCCGAGACTTAATCGAAAATCGAACGGTTCAATATTCCTTCTCTGCCGTCATGGCTTTAAGCCTTGTTTTTGTCCTTGCCAACCGGACTTCCCAAGAACCAAATCTTCCGGGAAATCAAGATACAGCGGGTGTAGTGATCGAACAAAACAACTACCAATACGAACCAACAAGCCTTGATCTAAATGAATCCTATCAAAAACGTGTGTTACTAGATCGTTTGCGATCTGCTCCTGGAGCGGTGTATGGACTTCGGGAATTGGAATTGTATTATGAAAAAACAGGAAGAGAATCGTCAGCAGATGAGTTAAGACTTCTCATCGAATCTGTAGAAAGATAA